From the Haladaptatus sp. DJG-WS-42 genome, the window CGGCGTAGGCGAGATAGCCGCCTGTCCGGTGTTGACAGCCCTTTGGCTGGCCTGTCGTCCCCGAGGTGTACATCAAGAACAGCGGGTCTTCTGCGTCGCGGGAAACAGGGGCGACGCGCGCTCCGCGGTGGTCTTCGAGGAGGTCTTCGACGTGGAGGTCGCGGCCGTCTTCGAGTTCCACGTCCGGGTGCAACTCGTCCTCGCGCGTCCAGACGAGGACGTTCTCGACGTCGTGGTCTGCGAGTTCCATCGCCTCGTCTGCTTTCTGCTTGTGGTTGAGCAGCTCACCGCGGCGGTAGTAGCCGTCGATGGTGACGACGTAATCTGAGTTTGCGTCATCGACGCGGTCTGCGAGTGCTTGTGCCGAGAAGCCGCCGAACACCTCGCTGTGGGGTGCGCCAATCCGCGCGAGTGCGAGCATCGTGACTGGCAGGGCTGGAACCATCGGCATGTGGAGCGTGACGATGTCGCCCTCTTTGACGCCGACCTCGCGCAGCAGCGACGCAAACTCGTTTACCTCGCGGTAGAGGTCTTGATACGAGATGTTTCGCTGCTCGCCGTCTTCGCCCTCCCAGAGCAGTGCCGTCTGGTTCTTTCGCTCATCGAGGTGGCGGTCGATACAGTTGTACGAGGCGTTCAGTTTCCCACCGGTGAACCATTTGAAAAACGGCGGGTTGCTCCCGTCGAACACCTCGTCCCACGGTTCGTCCCAGTCAAGGAGTTCTGCGTACTCGGCGAACGCGTCTGGATACCCCTCGTCAAATCGGTCGTAAATCTCGGGGTCGGTCTGATTCGCCTGACCGACGAACTTCGGAGACGGTCTGAAATAGTCCTGTTCTCGGAGTCGTGCCTCAAGTGCCTGTGAAGAATCCTTCGTCATATGGTGCCACCGTTCACCCGAAATTGGGGACACGGTGTCATAGTTCTACCGTCCGAGTAACATATGAACGGAAACTGGGATGAAAATTTCGAGAGGCCGGTGAATATCCGCGTGCGGCGTTCGAATTACGATTCACACACCGCGCCCGATAAATATGTTTACTATTGGATAGTTGAGCGAAAAGAAGCGCCACAATATCGCCCACACGTGGGTGAGCGGTCCCAACTTATGCGAGACCGATTTTCTCCGAGTATGCGCCGTAGTGCTGTTTGAACACGTCCATAATCTCGCCCATTGTGACGTAGGCTTTCACCGCGTCGATGATGGCTGGCATCACGTTCTCGCCGTTTTCGATCGCCTCGTCGAGCGCGGAGAGCGTGGCTTCGACTTCTTCGTCGTCGCGTTCGTCTTTGACCGCTGCAAGTCGGGCAAGCTGTTTTTCTTGGACCTCGTCGGAGACGTGGAGCAGTTCCGGTTCGACTTCCTCGTCGAGTTTGTACTTGTTCACGCCGACGACGATTTCCTCGCCCTTGTCCACGCGCTTTTGGTACTCGTAGGACGATTCTTGAATCTCGCGCTGGAAGTAGCCTTGGTCGATGCCTTCGAGGACGCCGTCGCGCACCGAGCCATCGCCCATCTCTTTGATGTGCGTAATGTACTCCATCGTCTTTGCTTCCATCTCGTCGGTGAGCGATTCGACCGCAAAACTGCCACCGAGCGGGTCGATAATGTCTGCTGCACCCGACTCATCTGCGATGATTTGCTGGGTACGAAGTGCGACGCGGACGGCTTCTTCAGAGGGCAGCGCAAGCGCCTCGTCGTAGCTGTTGGTATGCAGGCTCTGGGTGCCACCGAGCACGCCAGCGAGCGCCTGAATCGTCGTCCGGATGATGTTGTTGAGTGGCTGTTGGGCCGTGAGGCTCTGGCCTGCGGTCTGGGTGTGGAACTTGAGTTGCTTGCTCGCGTCGAGTTCTGCGCCGTACCACTCACTCATGACGTGGGCGTAGATGCGGCGGGCGGCGCGATACTTCGCAATCTCCTCGAAAAACGAGTTGTGCGAGTTGAAGAAAAAGGAGAGTTGTGGCGCGAAGTCGTCCACGTCGAGACCGCGGTCCATCGCGTCTTCGACGTAGGCGAAGCCGTCTGCGAGCGTGAAGGCGAGTTCTTGGACGGCGGTCGAACCGGCCTCACGGATGTGGTAGCCCGAGATGGAGACAGGCTTCCACTTTGGCGTCTCTTCTGCCGCGAACTCGATGGTGTCGGTCACGACATCAAGCGACGGCGCGGGTGGGATGACCCACTCTTTTTGCGCGATGAACTCTTTGAGCATGTCGTTTTGCAAGGTGCCCCGAACCTGGTCGCGTGGGACGCCCTGTTTGTCTGCAAGCGCAATGTACATCGCGTAGATGACGGCGGCGCTTGGGTTGATGGTGAAACTCGTAGACACCTCATCGACGCGAATACCGTCGAATAGAATCTCCATATCCCGAAGTGTGTCCACGGCCACGCCCTCTTTGCCAACCTCGCCGTCACTCATCGGGTGGTCTGAGTCGAGCCCCATGAGCGACGGCATGTCAAACGCCGTCGAGAGCCCAGTTTGCCCCTCTTTGATGAGGTAGTGGAAGCGTTCGTTCGTCTCTTCTGCAGTGCCGAACCCGGCGAACTGGCGCATCGTCCACGTCCGGCCGCGGTACATCGTCGGGTAGACGCCACGGGTAAACGGTGCTTCGCCCGGCATGCCGAGGTCGTCTGCGAAGTCGATGTCTGCAACGTCGTCGGGCGTGTAGAGGTTGTCCACCTCGAGGTTCGAGACCGTCGCAAACCGGTCTTTGCGCTCGCCGTAGGCGGAGAGGACGGGTTCTAAGGTGTCGTCCTCCCAGCGGTCGCGCGACTCACGAATTTTTTCGAGGTCGGCATCGTCGTACATACTCGTAGGTCTGTCCGGAAATTCATTAAGATTCCGGGGTCAGACGGCGGATTATGAAAACTATTGGAATCGTTTGGTCGATTCGATGAGCGGATGGCGAGCGTAATCGACCACGTCGATGTCGTCGATGGTGTTGAGTCCCTCTTTCTCTGCGGTTTTCGCCATCCCAAGGTCAACCGGCGTGTCGAGGACGATGACATACGCGTCCATTTCCGGGATGCCAAGACGGTCTGCGGCTTTCGAGCGGTGGTGGCCGTCTGCGAGCAGTAAACCACCGTCGTTGTCGATGACGACCAGCGGTTCTGCAAGCCCGCGTTCGAGTTCGTAGCTCCGGCCCTCGAGTTCGTCCGCATACACGCGCCCTTGGGTTGGCCGGAGTTCTGCGAGTTTCACCTTCCGGCGTTCCTCGCTCACCGTGACGCCGTGGATGTTTTCGAGGGTGCGCATCAGTTTCCCCACCTTCTCTGGGGTGGCGCGTTCGATTTGACTGCGGATCACGTCCGCGTTCGAGATGATGCCCACGAGGTTCCCGGCGTCGTCTACGACAGGGAGCTTTTGAATCCCCGACCGGAGGATGACGCGCGCGGCGTCGGTGAGGTCCATCTCCGGATGAGCGACGATGAGATCTTGGCTCATCACCTTGAAGATGAGTTCGCCATCGTCTGCGAGCAACAGGTCGCGTGCGCTCACGAACCCTTCGACGCGACGGCCGCTACACACCGGAAAGCCGCTGTGCTCGTCGCTCTCTGCAATTCGCACTGCGACCGCTTCGACCGTATCATCGGGCGAAACGGTAGCCACGTCACGAGTCATGTAGTCTTTGACGCGGGGTTTCGTTCCAGCCGATTCAGGGTCTTCCATTACCCCGACTGACGGCCGCCCGCCGCAAAAGTGTCTCGCTCACTCCTCGCCATCGAAAAACTGCTTGCCGAACTCGGGAATCGAGTACACTGATTCCACCGGTTGGCCGGGTCGCGAGGTGAGCGTATCGAAAAAGCGGTCGGTGATGACGTCGGTGAGAATCTGGCGCAACGAGTCTGCAGAGCCTTCCTCTACGTCGCCGAGCAAGCCGAGTGAAATCTGCGCCCCGGCCATGTCTGCGTGGCCGCCCGCAGAGCCAATCTGTCCGAACGCATCGCGGAGCGTCTCCCCGAGGTCGAGGTCGGTCCCGCGAGCGCGCGCCGAGACGTAGACGGTGCCCTCTTTGAAGCCATACACGAGCGTCGTCGTGATGCCCTCCATGTTGAGTAAATGGTCTGCGGCCTGCGCAAGCGCATCACGGTCTGAGATGGGTCCAACGCCGCTCAACAGCACGTCACCTCGCATCTCGCGTTCACGGATGGCGCGTCCGATAATCGACAACGTTTCTGCGCTCATGCTCGGCGTTTCGAACTGGGCGAGCAGGCTGCTGTCTGCCCGGGGAACAAGGAACTCAGCGGCCTCGAAATCTGCGGGGGAAATGTCGCGCGAGAAGTCCTTCGTATCGACGCGAATCCCGTAGAGAAGCCCGGTTGCAACGGCTGTGTCCAGTTTGTAGCCGAGTTGCATCAGATAGTCCGTAAGCAGCGTACTTGTCGCCCCGACGTCGCTTCGAACGTCCACAAAGCGAGCGTCAATCGGCGCACGCGGTGGGTGGTGGTCGATGACCACGTCAACGTTCGTGTCCGCTGGCAACTGGTCGTTGACGCCGGGCCGCGAGTGGTCGACGAGCGCGAACCCCGCAAACTCAGCGAGGTCGTCGCCGCGCTGTAGATTCCGTAAATCGAGGTCGAGCAGGTTCACGAACGCGCGATTCTCTTGATGGGTGATATTACCGAAGTAGACGACCTCCGCGTCACAGCCAACGGCCTGTGCAATCTTCTGGAGCGCCACAGCACTCGCAAGCGCGTCCGGGTCAGGATTGTCGTGGGTGACCACGGCGAGTTTGCCAGAGAGCGCCCGAAGCATCCGAACCAGCCGCCGGAGGCGCAGTCCCTTGTCGCCGACGCGCTCGATGATGTAGTCGGTCACTGCCACACTCGGGTCGATGAGCGTGTCTGCGACCGTCGAAAGCGCGTCTGTTGTCTCTGGTCGTGGTTCTTCGCCCGTAAATGCGGTCAGCTGTGCCCCGGGGAACGCTCGCCGGGCGGCTTTCGCGCTTGCGAGATTCTGTCGGGGGTCGTCGCTCGCAACCACGATAACATCCACCTCGTCTGCAGCTTCGGCTATCGCCGTCGCGTTCGTGGGGTCAACCAACTGTGCGTTAATCGAATCGCCACGGAGCGTTTCGACGCGCCGCTCTTCGCTCGTGAGCACAAGCAGGCGACCCGGGTCGTGGCGGATGGTCTCGACTAACGAATGGCCGAACGAGCCACAGCCGAGCACCAACCGGAAAACCATGTGCCACCGTACCCCTTCATTGGTCTAAAACCCTCCGCCTGAACAACGACGTGTCGCTGACGCTATTGCTCACCGACAGAAAAACGAAAGAAAGTGAAGGCGATTCAGCCAAAGAGGACGCTCGCGGCGTCCACGGCCGTGCTTGCGACCGGGTTGAACGCCGGGAGCAAGACGATGGTGATGATTGCGGCACCGACGATGGCGGCGTAGAGGCCGGTCGGGTAGCCGCTCAGTTCACGCTCTTCTGTCGATTCTTCTATCCACATCGCCTTGACGACGCGCGAATAGTAGTAGAGCGACAGCGCGCTGTTGACCGCACCGAACGCGGCGAGCCACCAGAAGCCCGCGCCGACGGCGGCGGCGAACAGCACGTATTTAGACAGGAAGCCCGCGCCGATTGGGAGTCCCGCGAGGCTGAACAGGAACACGGTCATCGCGGCGCAGGCAAGCGGTGCCTGCTTGCCGAGGCCGTTGAAGTCCTCGAATTTGCGACCAATGCCCCAGTGCTCGGTCATGGCGATGAACAGGAACGCACCCGTGTTCATGAAGCCGTAGACGAGCAGGTGCATCATCGACGCCCCGAGGACGAGGTCGTTTTGCCCGCCGCTCGTAAGCGCGGCGAGGCCGATGAGCACGTAGCCAGCGTGGCCAATCGAAGAGTACGCGAGCATGCGCTTTACGTTCTCTTGGACCGCGGCGGCGAAGTTCCCGAGCGTCATCGTGACGATGGCGAGAATCTGGAACGCGAGCACCCAATCGACGGGCACCGTTTCCACCGGGAAGGCTTCGACGAACACGCGGAAGGCGACCACGAACCCGGCCGCCTTTGAGGCCGACGAGAGGAAGCCCGAGATAGGCGCAGGTGCGCCCTCGTAGGCCTCCGGTGCCCAGAAGTGGAACGGAACGCTCGCGGTCTTGAACGCAAAGCCGCCGAGCACCATCAGCACGCCGAGGCCGAGGATGCCAACGAACTCCGTGTTCGCGGCGGCCTCAGCGATTGCGCCGAACTGCAGTGCGCCGGTCGCAGCGTAGACGAGGCTGATACCGTAGGCGAACACCGCAGACGACAGCGCGCCGATGAGGAAGTACTTGAGGCCTGCTTCGACGCTGCCACGGTTCTTTTTCAAGAACGAGACGAGCGCGTAGGACGGCAGGCTGGCGAGTTCAAGTGCGACGAACGCCGTCGCAAGGCTGTTCGCAGACGCCATGAGCGACATGCCCATCGCGGCCAGCAGGACGAGGATGTAGTACTCGGCCTGGTTGCGGTGGCCACGGAGGTAGTCGTAGCTTGCGAGCGAGACCATCGCGGCGACGCTCGTGAAGATGAACCCGAAGAACAGGCTCATGCCGTCGATAACGAGCTGGTCGCCGTAGAGCGACAGCGGCTGGGTTACGATGTCAGTCGCCGTGAACAGGTAGCCCGTTCCGGCGAGCGACAGCAACGCACCGGCCGTCGCAATGCCTGCGAGGCGACCGTCGTCGGCCTTATCCGGCGTCAGGCTGTCGAACAGGAACAACAGCGTCGCGGCGACGCCGAGGATGAGGACTGGCGAGAGTGCCAGTGCGGTAGAGACCGCCATTTAGGCACCCCCTCCGACGACGAGAATCGGACGAATTGCGTCTTGAATCATCTGCATGAAGATGTCTGGTGCGACTCCGAGTGCGATGATGAGGATGAGGAGCACGGCGAGCGGCGCAACGTCGTGGAACGGCGCTGGCGTGACCTCATAGTCTGTTTCGAGCCGGAACTGGCCGAACAGGGTACGTTGCATCGCGAACAGCAGGTAGCCTGCGACGATGACGATACCGAACATCGCAAGCGACGTGAAGAGTGGCGACCCCGGGAACGCGTTGAACGCGCCGATGAAGATGAACAGTTCGCCCGCGAAGCCAGCCATCAGCGGCAGGCCCATGTAGGCGAACGCGGCGGCGACGAGGATGCCAACCGTCCACGGCATCCGGTCTGCGAGCCCGGACATGTCTGCGACCATCCGGGTGTGCGTGGTGTTGTAGATGACACCGACCGCCATGAACATCAGCCCCGAGATGAGGCCGTGTGCAATCATCTGGAACGTCGCGCCACCGACACCGTAGACGGTGTAGGCAACGAGTCCGAGGATGACGTAGCCCATCGAAGACACAGAGGAGTACGCGACGATGCGTTTCAGGTCTTGTTGGGCAAGCGCGAGCATCGCGCCGTAGATGACGCTGACGACCGCGAACACGGCGATAATCGACGCCGCGCCGCGAGCCACGTCAGCGAGCATGGTGAAGTTGAATCGGAGCAGGGCGTACGTCCCCATCTTCAGGAGGACGCCAGCCAGCATGACCGATACAGGGGTGGGGGCCTCGACGTGAGCGTCGGGCAGCCACGTGTGGACCGGAACGACCGGAACCTTCACCGCGAAGCCAGCGAACATGGCGAAGAAGGCGAGCGCCTTCAGCGTGCCCGGTTGGATGCCTCCAACCGAGCCGAGTTCACCGGCGCGAAGCGCTTGGGCGACTTCCGGCAGGCCGAGGGTGGTGACGGAATCACCGAGACCGAACACCAGCGCCATGAAGCCGATGAACATCACCAGCGAGGCGACGTTGGTGTAGACGAAGAACTTGATTGCGGCGTACTTCCGGCGTGGGCCGCCCCAGACGCCGATGAGGAAGTACATCGGGATGAGAACGGCCTCCCAGAAGATGAACCAGACGAAGAAGTCCAGTGCCGCGAATACGCCGATGAGGCTCGCTTCCATGAGCAACATCAGGCCGTAGAACTGCGACTGGCGCTCGTCGATTGGCGTCCACGCGCTCACGATTGCGAGCGTCGTGAGCACCGTCGTGAGCACGAACAGCGGCATGCTGATGCCGTCTAAGCCGACGTGCCATGTCAGGTCCCACGGACCGAGCGATACCCACTGGGCGTTCGTCTCGTAGGCGAGCGTCCCGCCGAGCAGTGCGTTGCCCGAGCCGTCGAAGTTCAGGTACATCCAGAGACT encodes:
- a CDS encoding methylmalonyl-CoA mutase family protein, whose translation is MYDDADLEKIRESRDRWEDDTLEPVLSAYGERKDRFATVSNLEVDNLYTPDDVADIDFADDLGMPGEAPFTRGVYPTMYRGRTWTMRQFAGFGTAEETNERFHYLIKEGQTGLSTAFDMPSLMGLDSDHPMSDGEVGKEGVAVDTLRDMEILFDGIRVDEVSTSFTINPSAAVIYAMYIALADKQGVPRDQVRGTLQNDMLKEFIAQKEWVIPPAPSLDVVTDTIEFAAEETPKWKPVSISGYHIREAGSTAVQELAFTLADGFAYVEDAMDRGLDVDDFAPQLSFFFNSHNSFFEEIAKYRAARRIYAHVMSEWYGAELDASKQLKFHTQTAGQSLTAQQPLNNIIRTTIQALAGVLGGTQSLHTNSYDEALALPSEEAVRVALRTQQIIADESGAADIIDPLGGSFAVESLTDEMEAKTMEYITHIKEMGDGSVRDGVLEGIDQGYFQREIQESSYEYQKRVDKGEEIVVGVNKYKLDEEVEPELLHVSDEVQEKQLARLAAVKDERDDEEVEATLSALDEAIENGENVMPAIIDAVKAYVTMGEIMDVFKQHYGAYSEKIGLA
- a CDS encoding CBS domain-containing protein — its product is MEDPESAGTKPRVKDYMTRDVATVSPDDTVEAVAVRIAESDEHSGFPVCSGRRVEGFVSARDLLLADDGELIFKVMSQDLIVAHPEMDLTDAARVILRSGIQKLPVVDDAGNLVGIISNADVIRSQIERATPEKVGKLMRTLENIHGVTVSEERRKVKLAELRPTQGRVYADELEGRSYELERGLAEPLVVIDNDGGLLLADGHHRSKAADRLGIPEMDAYVIVLDTPVDLGMAKTAEKEGLNTIDDIDVVDYARHPLIESTKRFQ
- a CDS encoding DHH family phosphoesterase; amino-acid sequence: MVFRLVLGCGSFGHSLVETIRHDPGRLLVLTSEERRVETLRGDSINAQLVDPTNATAIAEAADEVDVIVVASDDPRQNLASAKAARRAFPGAQLTAFTGEEPRPETTDALSTVADTLIDPSVAVTDYIIERVGDKGLRLRRLVRMLRALSGKLAVVTHDNPDPDALASAVALQKIAQAVGCDAEVVYFGNITHQENRAFVNLLDLDLRNLQRGDDLAEFAGFALVDHSRPGVNDQLPADTNVDVVIDHHPPRAPIDARFVDVRSDVGATSTLLTDYLMQLGYKLDTAVATGLLYGIRVDTKDFSRDISPADFEAAEFLVPRADSSLLAQFETPSMSAETLSIIGRAIREREMRGDVLLSGVGPISDRDALAQAADHLLNMEGITTTLVYGFKEGTVYVSARARGTDLDLGETLRDAFGQIGSAGGHADMAGAQISLGLLGDVEEGSADSLRQILTDVITDRFFDTLTSRPGQPVESVYSIPEFGKQFFDGEE
- a CDS encoding NADH-quinone oxidoreductase subunit N, with the translated sequence MAVSTALALSPVLILGVAATLLFLFDSLTPDKADDGRLAGIATAGALLSLAGTGYLFTATDIVTQPLSLYGDQLVIDGMSLFFGFIFTSVAAMVSLASYDYLRGHRNQAEYYILVLLAAMGMSLMASANSLATAFVALELASLPSYALVSFLKKNRGSVEAGLKYFLIGALSSAVFAYGISLVYAATGALQFGAIAEAAANTEFVGILGLGVLMVLGGFAFKTASVPFHFWAPEAYEGAPAPISGFLSSASKAAGFVVAFRVFVEAFPVETVPVDWVLAFQILAIVTMTLGNFAAAVQENVKRMLAYSSIGHAGYVLIGLAALTSGGQNDLVLGASMMHLLVYGFMNTGAFLFIAMTEHWGIGRKFEDFNGLGKQAPLACAAMTVFLFSLAGLPIGAGFLSKYVLFAAAVGAGFWWLAAFGAVNSALSLYYYSRVVKAMWIEESTEERELSGYPTGLYAAIVGAAIITIVLLPAFNPVASTAVDAASVLFG
- a CDS encoding NuoM family protein; amino-acid sequence: MMIELLLGVTLVGALLTFLAPNKVAGKLAFAVSLLPVVGSLWMYLNFDGSGNALLGGTLAYETNAQWVSLGPWDLTWHVGLDGISMPLFVLTTVLTTLAIVSAWTPIDERQSQFYGLMLLMEASLIGVFAALDFFVWFIFWEAVLIPMYFLIGVWGGPRRKYAAIKFFVYTNVASLVMFIGFMALVFGLGDSVTTLGLPEVAQALRAGELGSVGGIQPGTLKALAFFAMFAGFAVKVPVVPVHTWLPDAHVEAPTPVSVMLAGVLLKMGTYALLRFNFTMLADVARGAASIIAVFAVVSVIYGAMLALAQQDLKRIVAYSSVSSMGYVILGLVAYTVYGVGGATFQMIAHGLISGLMFMAVGVIYNTTHTRMVADMSGLADRMPWTVGILVAAAFAYMGLPLMAGFAGELFIFIGAFNAFPGSPLFTSLAMFGIVIVAGYLLFAMQRTLFGQFRLETDYEVTPAPFHDVAPLAVLLILIIALGVAPDIFMQMIQDAIRPILVVGGGA